The following are from one region of the Harpia harpyja isolate bHarHar1 chromosome 4, bHarHar1 primary haplotype, whole genome shotgun sequence genome:
- the SC5D gene encoding lathosterol oxidase — protein sequence MDLVLDAADRHLLTPYVYPTGWPEAEPCRQLLSLFVITNLGALALYLLFGTLSYYFIFDHELQKHPQFLENQVRREITYALRSLPWISVPTVALFFAEVRGYSKLYDNIEDSPYGWSGVFLSMLSFLLFTDMGIYWIHRALHHKLLYKRFHKPHHLWKIATPFASHAFHPVDGFMQSLPYHVYPFLFPLHKVTYLGLYIFVNVWTISIHDGDYRVPRLLRHVINGSAHHTDHHLYFDYNYGQYFTLWDKIGGSYKSPTAFEGKGPHDYLRKLREKGLGASDGPPSAKTE from the exons ATGGATCTGGTCCTGGACGCCGCCGACCGGCACCTCCTCACGCCCTACGTGTACCCCACCGGCTGGCCCGAAGCCGAGCCCTGCCGCCAGCTCCTCAGCCTCTTTGTCATCACCAACCTGGGGGCACTCGCCCTCTACCTGCTCTTCGGCACCCTCAGCTACTACTTCATCTTTGACCATGAACTCCAGAAACATCCCCAGTTCCTAGAG AACCAGGTGCGTCGGGAGATCACCTACGCGCTGCGCTCCCTCCCCTGGATCAGTGTGCCCACCGTCGCCCTGTTCTTCGCCGAGGTGCGGGGCTACAGCAAGCTCTACGACAACATTGAGGACTCCCCATATG GCTGGTCAGGTGTCTTCCTCAGCatgctgtccttcctcctcttcaccGACATGGGCATCTACTGGATACACCGCGCTCTCCACCACAAACTGCTCTATAAG CGATTCCACAAGCCCCACCACCTCTGGAAGATCGCGACGCCCTTCGCCAGCCACGCCTTCCACCCTGTCGACGGCTTCATGCAGAGCCTGCCCTACCACGTCTACcccttcctctttcccctgcACAAAGTCACCTACTTGGGCCTCTACATATTCGTCAACGTCTGGACCATCTCCATTCACGACGGCGACTACCGCGTCCCTCGCCTCCTGCGGCACGTCATCAACGGCTCGGCCCACCACACCGACCACCACTTGTACTTTGACTACAACTATGGGCAGTATTTCACCCTCTGGGACAAGATCGGCGGCTCCTACAAGAGCCCCACGGCCTTCGAGGGCAAAGGCCCCCACGACTACTTGCGCAAGCTCCGAGAGAAAGGCCTGGGGGCATCCGACGGCCCCCCGTCTGCCAAGACCGAGTAG